TCGTGCCCGGGATTTCGTCGCGCATCGAAGCGAGGACCGAGGCCACGCCGAGTTGCACGGCGGTGTGCACGTCGTGGCCGCACGCGTGCGACACGCCGACTTCCTGTCCGCCGTACTCGGTGCGCACCGTGGAGGCGAAGGAATACCCCGTGTTCTCCGTGACGGGAAGCGCGTCCATGTCCGCCCGCACAGCGACCACGTCGCCGGGGAGGCCTCCCTTCAGGATCCCGATGACTCCGGTGTGGGCGACCCCCTCGATGACTTCGTCGAAGCCCAGTTCACGCAGGTGGGCCGCGACCATGGCCGCGGTCTCGAACTCGCGGTTGCCGAGTTCGGGGAACTGGTGGATCTGATGGCGCATCTCGACGATCCGGTCGATCACGCGGTCGACCGCCGCGTCCACGGCCGGGTCCTGCCCCGCCAGCGGAGTGACGAGCGTTCCGGCGAGCCACGCGAGGGCAAACGAAGTTCGGGACGTACGCATGCTTCTTCCTGGTCGCGGATTCACACGAAGGACCGCCACGGCGGCGGTCCGCACTGGGCACGGAACGTGGGTCGGCGGGGTCCGTGCGGGCAACGGTGCGCGGCCGGCGACGCCGGCTGGCGGCGGCGGCGGGGGGAAGCGAGACTTCGACTCGATGCGTCCTTTCGCCGTCTCGTTCGTCTAACGGGATGAGAAGAGGAAGTGGAGGACGACGACGAGCCACGAAACCGGGGAGAAGCGATCCATGCGACTACAACTCGCCCTCAACGTGAGAGACATCGACGAAGCGGTGGACTACTACGCGAAGTTCTTCGGCGCGACCCCGCACAAGCGCCGTCCCGGCTACGCGAACTTCGCGATCGACGAACCGCCCCTGAAACTCGTCCTGTTTGAGAACCCTGACGCGTCGGAGCGCATCAATCACCTGGGCGTGGAGGTGTTCGATGATGCGTCGGTACGCAGGGCCGGGGCGAGGCTGGAGGCGGCCGACATACTCACGGCCGTGGAGGAGGAGACGGTGTGCTGTCACGCGGCCCAGACGAAGGTCTGGTCCGACGAGCCGCAGGGTCTCCGCTGGGAGTGGTACGTCGTCACGGACGACGCGCCGGATGACGAAGCGCCGGCCGTAGCGTGCATGCCCGACGGCGGGTGTGAAACCGAGGCTCACACCGAGGTCTGCTGTGCCTGATGAATCAGGCGCCGCGCGCGCCCTGCCCGCGTGGTCCGACTTTCGGAGCCGCCTGCGGCGCTACGTCGCCGGGCGCGTGGACGCCGCCTGGGCGGATGATGTCACGGGGGACATCCTCGTTCGCCTGCTCGAGCGCCAGGGAGACCTCGCAGAGGCTCGGGATCCGCTCGCCTGGGCCTATCGCGTCGCGACGAATGTCATCACCGATCACTATCGGCGCCGGGCGGTCGAGTCGCGGGCGCTGGCCCGGGCGGGCCGGGAGGCCGGCGGGCGGGAGCGGACTCCTGACACGGAAGGCCACGAGGCCGTGCGGCGGGACCTGGAAGCGTGTCTGCTTCCGTTTGCTCGGGAGCTGCCGGCGAAGTACTCGGAGGCGCTGATCCTCACGACCTTCGGCGGGCTCACGCAGGTCGAGGCGGCGCGCCGGCTCGGACTCAGCACCTCGGGCATGAAGTCACGGGTCCAGCGGGCGCGCGCGCTGCTGAGGCGGCGGCTCCTGGAGTGCTGCGACTTCGAGATGGACCGTCGCGGGGGCGTGATCGATATGCGGCCGCGACGAACGTGCTCCACCGACGCCCGGCAACCGGCGGCGCTTGCGTGAGAGTCGCGGTCATCGGCGGCGGCGTCATCGGACTGTGCGTCGCCCACTATCTCGAGCGTCGTGGAGCCGAGGTCGTGCTCGTGGAACGAGACGAGATCGGCGGCGGGTGTTCGAAGGGAAACGGCGGTTGGGTATGTCCGTCGATCTCCCGCCCCCTGCCGGCTCCCGGGCTGACGCTGACCTCGCTCCGCTGGATGCTCCGCTCCGACAGCCCCCTCTACATCAAGCCGTCGGCCATGCCCCGGCTCATGGGGTGGCTGTGGGCCTTCCGCCGTCACTGTAACGCCGAGAGCTACCGGGCAGGGGTGGCCGCCCTCGCGGCGCTGAACGCCGCGACGGACCGGCTCTACCGCGGTCTCGCGAACGAGGGCATGGCATTCGAGCGCGCCGCGAGCGGGACGATTCTCGCCTACGATGATGAGACCGAACTCCGACAGACCGAGGAGTTGCTGGCGCGGCTGGGAGAGGACCGGGTGGGGCCGGTGGACGTCCTCGACCGCGAGGCTCTCGCGGAGGCGGAGCCGGATCTCGGGGGCGGCCTGATCGGCCTGCGGGTGCGCGGGGATACGCATGTGCGCCCCGAGTCCCTGTGCGCCGAGATTGCCGGGAGCCTGGAGGCACGTGGCGTCGAAATCAGAACGGGAGAGCGTGTGGTCGGCTTCGCGCCCGGAGACGGCCGCGTCCGGATGGCGCTCACGTCGACGGCGGGAAGCGGCGCCGCAGCGAACGGGGAACCGGCGAGGCTGGGCGCGGATGCCTTCGTGCTCGCCGCGGGGGCCGAGACGGCTGCCCTTGCGGCGGCCGTCGGGCGGCGGCTTCCCGTGCAGGCGGGGAAGGGCTACAGCATCACCGTGAGGAACTCGCGGGTCCGGCTCTCGCAACCCCTGCACGTGACGCCGGCGAGAATCGGCTTCACGCCGTTTCGCGGTGCGGTGCGGACGATCGGGACGATGGAGTTCTCCGGCATCAACCTGCGCCTCGACCGGCGCCGCATAGCGATCCTGGAGCGGGCCGCGCGGCGCTACCTGCCCGGGGCGCTGGAGGGATCGGAGCGCGTCGACTGGGTGGGCATGCGGCCCGTGACGCCGGACGGCCTCCCCGCCGTCGGCTGGCTGCCCGGTCTCCCCAACGTGTGCGTCGCCACGGGACACCAGATGCTCGGCGTCACGCTGGCCCCCGCGACCGGCCACGCGCTCGCGCAACTCGTGCTCGACAGACGCTCGGACATCGATCTCGCGCCTTTCGATCCCGCGCGCTTCGCCTGACGCCTAGGGCCTCGAGGGTGTCCTGATTCGTTGCAGCCGGGCACCGGCGACCGCATCGTGGTGCGCGTCGCCCATGATGGTCGACCATACGGGGCTGGATGAGCGATGGCACCTTTTCGACTCCGCACACAACCCGGGCCGCGAGCGCCGCATCTTCACCGTTGTCGGGTCCTGCTCGTCGCTCCGCTGCTGGCACTGGGGTGCGGGGACGGCGAACCCGGAACCGCCCCGCCGGGAACACCCGTAGCCACCACACTCGCCATCACCCCCTCGTCCGCGGTTCTGGCCGCATTGGGACAGACCGTACAACTGACCGCGACCGTGCGCGATCAGGCCGGCATGGTCATGTCCGGCATCGGCGTGAACTGGGCGAGCAGCGACGGCGGAATCGTGACGGTCGATCCCGCCGGACTGGTTACGGCGGTAGGCAACGGAGCCACAAACGTCACGGCCACCGTCCAGGGCGGCGGCGCCTCTGGGGGCGCGGCCATCACCGTTTCGCAGACGGTCACGGCGCTGACGGTGTCACCCGATCAGGCCGCGGTCGACGCGCTGGAAACGCTTCAGACTGACCGCACAGGCTCTGGACGCGAACGAAAACCCGGTCGGCGGCGTGGACTTCTCGTGGCTCTCCCATGACGAGTCGGTGGCTACGGTAAGCGCCGCCGGCCTGGTGACCGCGGTAGCACCGGGATCGGTAGCGATATCCGTGCAGGCGTCCGGAACCGGCCTCAGCGCGACCGCGCGGATCGTAGTGAGCGTGTCCGAAAGGTTTGCCCTGGTGACGCTGTACAACGCAACCGGCGGCTCGCGCTGGACGATAAGCGACAACTGGCTGACGGACGCGCCGACCGGCCAATGGCGTGGAGTGACCACCGACGCGGAGGGCCGGGTAATCGGGCTGGAACTCTCCGGCGTCGGGCTCGAGGGCCGCTTGCCGCAGGAATTCGCGTACCTCACGAATCTTCGGCGTCTCAACCTGTCATACAACCAGTTGACCGGTGACATCCCGGCATATCTGGCTGAGTTCACGGAGCTTGAAGAACTCGGCCTCGCCGTGAACGCGCTCACGGGCCCGATCCCGGTCGAGCTGTCCCGTCTCACCAACTTGAGAGTGCTGGACCTCTCCAACGATCTGTTCGCGGGCCGGAACCGGCTCACCGGACAGATTCCGTCCGAACTCGTCCAACTGAGCCATCTCGAGGTGCTGAACCTCGCCTTCAACAGCCTGACCGGACCGATTCCGGCGGAACTCGCGAGCCTGCGCAACCTCACGGTTCTCGACATTGAGCAGAACGACCTGAGCGGCCCCATTCCGTCGGATCTGGACAACCTCTCCGATCTTGAGGTTCTTTCGCTCTCCGGCAATCGAATCACCGGCACCATCCCTTCGGCGTTCGGAGACCTCTCCAATCTCCGCGACCTGAAGCTCCACATGAATCAACTGTCCGGGCCGATCCCGCCCAGCCTGGGGAGACTGCGCAGCCTGACCCGGTTGTCCCTGTGCTGTAATGCGTTGACGGGCCAGATTCCGCCCGAGCTGGGCAACCTTTCGTCCGTCGAGTTTCTCGGACTTCAGGTAAACGAGCTGTCCGGGTCGGTGCCTTCCGAGTTTGGAAGGCTTTCCGCGCTCCGGCACCTGTACTTTTTCACCAACGCGGATTTGCGCGGGCCGCTTCCGCAGGAACTCGTGAATCTGCGACTCACCACGTTCAACTGGATCCTCGCCGGCTTGTGTTCTCCCCCCAACGCCGAATTTCAGAATTGGCTCCGGAGCATTCCGCGCTACGACGGCGGGGGCGTGTGCTCGACATGAGCAAATTCGACGACCTTCGCACCCACCTGCGAGCGATCCGCACGCTCACGAGGGGCGTGACGCACGGTCTTCCGGTCCTCGAGGCGGCGGCGGATCCCTACGATCTGTTCAACGAGTGGTTCCGGGATGCCGAGGCTTCCGGGTTGCTCCTGCCCGAGTCGATGGCGCTCGCCACGGCGACCGGCGACGGGCGGCCTTCGGTGCGGATGGTCCTCCTGAAGGGAGTCGGCCCCGACGGTTTCCGTTTCTTCACCAACTACGGCAGCCACAAAGCCCTGGAACTGGACGACAATCCGCAGGCCTCGCTCTGCTTCCACTGGTCTGTGCTCGAGCGGCAGGTGCGCATCGAAGGGCGGGTCGAGCGCCTCTCGGCGGAAGACTCGGCCGCGTACTTCGCGACGCGCGACCGCGGGAGCCAGATCGGCGCGTGGGCTTCCGCACAGAGCCGCCCCATCGCCGACCGCGCCGGACTCGAAGCTCGGGTGGCGGAGGCGGAGGCCCGGTTCGACGGGAGGGACGTGCCCTTGCCCGACTTCTGGGGCGGATACGTCCTCGTCCCCGACCGGATCGAGTTCTGGCAGGGCAGGGCGAACCGGCTGCACGATCGTCTCGAGTACACGCCGCGCCACACACCGCACGACGGAAGCTGGGAGATCGCCCGCCTCCAGCCGTAAGCGGGCGGCCTCGCGGGTGTCGCTTCAACGCGGCAAGGCTCTTGCCGCGGGCCGCTAGCCCAGGAGGCCGAGTCCGGCGAGGACGACGAGCCCCACGGCGACCGGCACGACGAAGCGCATCACCGGACCCCAGGCGGCGGTGATCCGGAAGCGCCCCGCCCCCTGGTTGGTCTCCGCGCGGAACCGTTCGAACCCCCACGCGAGGGCGACGTAGAGTGAGATCGCGAGCCCGCTCACCGTGAGGAAGATATTCCCCGACACGTAGTCGGCGAGTTCGAACAGGCCGCGCCCGCCGACCTGCACCGCGGCCCACGGCCCGCCGCCGAGGGCGAGCGGGACCCCCGCGAGGAGGAGGACCGCGAGCGCCGTCCACAGCGATCGCCGACGACTCCAGCCGAACGAATCCATGGCGCTCGCCGTCAGGGCTTCGAGCAGCGCGAGACACGACGTGAGTCCCGCGATGAACACGAAGAAGAAGAAGAACGCCGCCGCCACCTCACCCGCCGGCAGACGGCCGAAGAGCCCCGCCATCGTGATGAAGAGGAGGCCCGCCCCCTGGTCCGGCTCCATGCCGAAGGCGAACAGGGCGGGGAACATGACGAACCCGGCGAGGACCGCGGCGATCGTATCGCAGGCCACGATGGAGGCGGCGCTTCCGGGGATGTCGCTCCGGCGCGGATGCAGAAAACTCCCGAACACGAAGGCGCCCATCATCCCTACGCCGATGGAGTAGAAGGCCTGTCCGAGCGCCGCGAGCCACGTCTCCGGACCGATGGCCGAGAAATCGGGCGCGAGATACCAGCGGACGCCTTCCCAGGCCCCGTCGAACTGCAGCGAAACGATCCCGAGTCCGATGAGGAAGAAGAAGAGGATGGGAATCAGGAGTCGTGCCGCGCGCTCGATCCCCCGCCGCAATCCTCGGGTGATGATGAGCCCCGCCAGCAGCATCACGGGGATCGTGTAGGCGAGAACCTCTCCCGGACGCGCGGTGAAGGCCGCGAACGACTCCGCCGCGGCCTGCACGCTTCCGGCGTCGTAACCCCCTCGAAAAGCGCGGACGAAGTAGGCCGCGATCCAGCCCATGATGAGCTGGTAGTAGGACATGATGAGGAACGCGGCGCCCACGCCGAGCCAGCCGATCGCGCGGAAGGGGCTTCGACCGACGAGCTTCCGCATCCCGGCCAGCGGTGTCGCCTGCGCGCGCCGCCCGAGACTGATTTCGGCCGTGAACAGCGGGATCCCGATCAGGACCGCCAGCAGCACGTAGATGAGAAGAAACGCGCCTCCCCCGTTCTCGCCCGCCAGGTAGGGAAATCTCCAGATATTGCCGAGTCCCACCGAGAATCCGGTGGTGGCGAGGATGAAGCCCAGCGGGCTTCCCCAGCGTTCGCGCGTTGCGTTCATTCCCGTCCCTGGCGTGGGTGCCGCTGCCGCGAGCGAGGGCGGTGGTCGCTCGCCCTCCGAGGCGTTCCCAGAGTAACGTGTCCCTGATCGAATGTGCGATGCCGGGACGGACCGCCGGGAAGGAGCGAAGTCTGAAATACGATCTCCCTACGCTGCGCGGGGACCTCTTCGGCGGCATCACGTCGGCGGTGATCGCCCTGCCGGTGTCGCTGGCCTTCGGCGTCGCCTCGGGGCTCGGGCCCGCCGCCGGCCTGTACGGGGCGATTGCGGTCGGTTTCTTCGCGTCCGTGTTCGGCGGCAACCGATTCCAGATATCCGGTCCCACGCCGGCCATGACCGTCGCCATGGCGGTCATCGTGACGACGCATGCTTCGACGCTTGGCGAAGCTTTCACCGTCGTCGTGCTGGCGGGGCTGCTGCAGACCGCGCTCGGCCTGTTGCGGACGGGCCGGTTCGTCGTGTACACGCCTTACGCCGTGATCTCGGGGTTCATGTCGGGGATCGGCATCATCGTCATGTTGATCCAGGTGCTGCCCTTTCTCGGTGCGCCCACGGCGGCGGGCGGTCCCATGGACGCGGTGCGGGCGCTCCCGGAAGCCGTGGCGAACCTGAACGGCGGCGCCCTCATCATCGGCGCGGCGACCCTCGCGGTGAGCATCTTCTGGCCGCAGCGGCTGTCCCGGCTGCTCCCCGGCCCGCTCGTCGCCTTGATCGCGGGGACCGCCCTGGGCGTTTTCTGGCTCACCGATGTGCCGACCATCGGCGCGATCCCCACCGATCTGCCGGAATTGCAGTTGAGTCTGCCCTCCGCGAGCTTCCTGGCCCGCGCCTTCCATCCGGCGCTCGTCCTCGCCCTCCTCGGCTCCGTCGACAGCCTCCTCACGTCGCTCGTGGCCGACTCGCTGACCGGCACGCAGCACGACTCGAACCGCGAACTGGTCGGCCAGGGCATCGGCAACACGATCGCGGGCCTGTTCGGCGGGTTGCCGGGAGCGGGGGCCACGATGGGGACGGTCGTGAACATCCGCGCCGGCGGTCTGACGCGGATGTCCGGCGCTTTGCGTTCGATCCTCCTGCTGGGAGTCCTGCTGGGCCTGGGCCGGTACCTGGAACCGATCCCTCATGCGGTGCTCGCCGGCATCCTGATCAAGGTTGGGTGGGACATCATCGACTGGCCCCTCCTGGCCCACCTTCACCGCATTCGGCGCGACCACCTGTTCGTGCTGATGCTGACGCTCGCCCTGACGGTGTTCGTCGACCTCGTGACGGCCGTGGCCATCGGCCTCATCGTCGCGGGCATGGCGCACGCGCGGCAGATCGAGAGCCTGGAGCTCGATAACGTGCTCTCCGTGCCGCTGCTGGACCGGGTGTTCTTCGAGGGCGGCGAAGGCGCGGACGCAGTGGACGAGTACTCGGCCCGAGTCGGCCTCGTCGCGCTCCGGGGCGCGTTCACCGTCGCGTCGTCCCACAAGCTGGTGAACGTGATCGGGAAGGACATCAAGGACCACGAAATCGTCATCTTCGACTTCTCCGACGCCAAGTATCTCGACGACAGCGCCGCCATGGTCATACGCCAATTGCTGGGCGTTGCCGAGAAGAGCCGCACGCAGGTGATCGTGATGGCGATGTCCGGTTCCGTCGAGAAAACGCTGAGCACTCTCAACATCCTCGCGGGGCTGCCCGACGGCCATGTCGTGGACACCATGGACGAGGCGCGCGAAGTCGCGCTGGACCTCCTGAGCCGCTAGCGGGGCGGGCCGATCCCGACGGAAAGGGTGACGGCGCTGGCCGAGTATCCGTAGTCGAGGAGGACGCCGGGGATTTCCACCGTCCACTCGGTGAGGGAGCGCGCGTAGCCGAGGCGCAGGTCCACAAGCCAGCGGCGGTGCAGCGTCAGGCCGACGCCGATGGATGACGGCCAGCGCGCGCGCTGCTCACGGCGTTCGCCCACCTCACCCGTCTCCGGGTTGACGCCGCTCGTCGCGAATTCGCTCCACATCCGGCGGATCCCGCCGAACACATAGCCCTCGGTCGAGCCGCCCACGGCGCCGAGGCCGAGGAGCACGTTGACGCCGACCCCGAACCGGTCGCGGAGGTCCCACTCGCCGGGCCACACATCGTGTGGTTCGCCGTTCGGGGTGGGCTCGATCGTACCCTCGATCATCCCCCGATTGGCGAGGACGCCCTCGAATTCCAGGCCCGCGAGCAGGCCGCCGAGAACGCGTGTGCGGAGTCCGAGCGATGGGTTGACCGCGAACGTCGGACCCGAGGCCCCCGTCGCGCTCTCGCTCGACCCGCCGCCCGCCGTCACGCGCTTGGAGTGTTCCGCCGAGAGCCAGCTCGCCTCGGGCGCCAGCCGCAGGAACACCTCGGACTGGGCGCGGGCCGCCGGTGCGGTCAGCAGCGAGGCGCAGACAACGAGGGTTGTGGGTCCGGCGAACCGGATCACCGAGGCGCCGGTCCCCCGGTCGCCGCGACCACGCCGCAGTTGGTGAGGAGACGCTGCGCGTCCGCCTTGCCGGAGTCGGAGGGTCCGAGCTGGTTCTCGCCCTGTTCCTCGTCATCGTCGAGTCCCGCCAGGAGGCCGATGTCGTGATCCGCGACCCTTGAGGCGACGACCCTGATATGCGTGTTGCCGGTAGCGGGATTGTCGAACACGGTCGCCGTGAGGACGTCGTGATGGGCGGCCCCGGTGATGAGTTCCTGTACGACGCCGGAGGTCTGCCGGCGACCCCGCACGAACCCGACCTCGAGGTTGCCGTCCTCGATCGTGTAGTCCATGAGGTTCAACTGCGCGACCGCACAGCGGTAGGCGGTTTCCAATTCCGACGGCGCGACACCCTGGAAGGAGACCGGCGCGGTGGAGCAGCCCGCGAGCAGTAGCGGAAGGAGCGGAACGACACGACGGGTGACTCGATTCATGGGTCTCCAATCTTCCAGGGGGGCGTCCGGCGCGCCAGCGGAGTGTACACACCCGGGTTGCAGAAGGTCCGGAGCCCAGGCGACCATGTGAGCATGGTGCCCCGAACCCGACTCCCGATTCTCCGCACGGCCGCCATGCTCGCCGCGATGGTTTCAGGCCTCCTTGCCGCGAGTGCCTGCGGGCCGCGGACCGATTCAATCCCGGTCCGAGGGATCCCCAAAGTGCTATTGATCGGGATCGACGGCGTACGCCCGGATGTGCTCGCAGAGGTGCCGACGCCGGTCATGGACTCGCTCGCGGCCGGCGGCTGGTACACGGCGTCGGCGCGTACGACGACGCCCTCGGTGAGCGGTCCGGCATGGTCCTCGATGCTGACCGGAGTCTGGCCGGAGAAACACGGTGTACTGGATAACGGTTTCGAAGGGCGGCGATACCGGGAACATCCGGATTTTCTCACGCGCCTCGAGCGGGATCGCCCGGACCTCGGCACGTTCGCAGCCGTCGACTGGATGCCTCTGGCTGTCCTTGAGGGGGGAGGCCCGGCGCTCTCCGGCGCGATCGACACGCTGGTCGCCGTGGATGGGTACGAACTCGGATGGGCGGAAGCGGACAGCGTCGTCGCCGCCCGCGCGGCGGAACATCTTGCGGAGGCAGACCCGGATGCGGCCTTCGTCTATCTCGGGAATCCGGACGAGACCAGCCACCGGCACGGGTCGATCGGGCTCGAATACCGCGAGGCCATCACGCTGTCGGATCGGCATGTAGGCTGGCTGATGGAGGCCCTCCGGGCTCGGTCCTCCTACGAGGAGGAAGACTGGCTGGTTCTCATCAGCACGGACCACGGCCGGCGGGAAGACGGCGGCCACGGCGGGGATTCACCTGAAGAGATGACCATCTTCATCCTCGCGAGCGGTGCGGCGACCCGAGGTTGGGCCGCGCCGGGATCCGGATCCACCTACATCATCGACGTCCCCGTCACGGCGCTCGAGCACGTCGGCATCCTCCCCGACGCGGACGCCGAACTCGATGGCGAGCCACTCGCCCGGCTCCGCCGCATTCCGTAACCGCGCGATCCGCGAAGCGCTGGCGTGAGAAGCGGATCTTGCATCAGTTTGGGGCGACGAGACACTCACGCAAAAAAACGGGGGGTTGAGATGTCCGAGATGAATCGTCGCGGTTTCATCGGGCGGGGGCTGAGCCTGGGGGCGGCTGCCGCCGTCGCGGGCGCCGTGCCGGCGCAGGCTTCGGCCCGGGGAAAGCGGCCATCGCTGGCGTCGAGCCGGCGTGCCAGCACGCCGATGATGATCACCAGCCATACGAACGACACGGGGCGGCGCGCGGCTACGGCGGCGTGGCAGGTGCTGTCGGGCGGCGGGGCGGCGATGGACGCGGTCGAGCGCGGCGCGAACATCATCGAACTCGATCCCGACGGGACGGGCGTCGGTTGGGGCGGTCTCCCCAACGCCGAGGGGGTCGTGCAGCTCGACGCGTCCGTCATGGACGGGGCCACGTACAACGCAGGCTCGGTCGCGGGCATCGAGGGGATCCGTACTCCAGCCTCGGTGGCGCGGCTCGTCATGGAGCGCACGGACCACGTCATGCTGATCGGCGAGTACGCGCAGCGCTTCGCCGTCGGCTTCGGCTTCGAGGTCCAGGACCTGATGACGCCGAAATCGCGGGAGATCTGGCTCCGCTGGCGCGAGCGCCTGTCCGCCACGGACGACTGGGGCCCCCCGGACCACCTGCGCCGCCCGCGCGGCGGCTCCGGCGGCGGCTCCGGCGGTGGGCTCGCCCGCGCCGGGTTCGGCGAGGCTGCCACGAGGCGCGAGGCTGAGGAGTGGGCGGAACTGCTCGACCTTCCCGGCCGGGACGGTCCCGACCGCGACTACGTGCTGGCCGAGGCCCTCATCCACCGCTACGGAACGACGAACGTGCTGGCGGTCGATGCGCAGGGGAACGTTTCGGGCATCACGACGACGAGCGGACTCGCCTGGAAGGTCCCCGGCCGCGTGGGCGACTCGCCGATCATCGGCGCCGGGCTGTACGTGGACAACGACATCGGCGCCGCCGCCGTGACCGGACGGGGCGAGGACGTGATCAAGTCGTGCGCCGGGTACTATATCGTCTCGCAGATGGGCGCGGGGCGCACGCCGCAGCAGGCCTGCGAGGACGCCGTGGCGATGATCCGCCACAAGTACCGGAACGTGGCGCCGGACTTCATCCCCTCCGAGAAGTTCGTCGCGATCAACAAGGACGGGGATCACGGCTGCGCCTGGATGCCCTTCCGGGACACGCCGCCCCGCATGACGGTGGCGAACGCGGACGGGATCCAGACGTACGAGGGGGTGAGCGTCGCCGACTGACGAGGCGTCCGACCCGGATCCCGCGTCCGCCGTGTCCGAAGTGACCGTGATCGTCAGGGAAGCGGGTCTCGAGGACGTCGACCGCCTCGCGCCGCTGTTCGACGGATACCGCCAGTTCTACCGGCAGTCGGCGGATCCGGAGGGCGCCCGCCGGTTCCTGGCCGAACGGCTCGGAGCCGGCGAGTCGCGCGTCTTCGTGGCGGAGACGGAGGACGGCTGGCCCCTGGGGTTCGTGCAGCTCTTCCCGTCCTTCTCCTCCGTCTCGATGAGACGGCTCTGGATCCTCAACGACCTCTTCGTCGCGCCGGACGCCCGCCGGTCAGGGGTCGCGCGCGCCCTCATGGACCGCGCGCGGGAACTCGCGGTCGAAACCGGCGCCAAGGGCCTCATCCTGGAGACCGAGTCCCACAATGCGCCCGCCAAGAGGCTGTACGAAGAGCTGGGCTGGGCGCTCGACGGCACCGACCACTACGAGTTGCTCGTGTGAACCCCCGGGCGAACACTCCGCTTGGTGCGGTGGCTCCGGCGGTGCTGCTGCCCGCGCTGGCGGTCTTCGCATGCGGCGCGGGATCGGCCGCGGGATCCGCGGATGAGGAATCCGCCGATGAGGGGTCCGGCCGGCAACTGCGATTGTCGCTGTCGACCGGCGAAGAGCCGCCGGAGGCCGCCACGCCCGTCGTCCTCGAACTGACCGGCACGAACGACGGCCAATCCGCACTCGTCCTCGATTTTCCCGACGGCCAGCGCTACGACTTCGAGGTGATCTCGGAGGATGGGGTCGTCGTCTGGCGTTGGGCGGAGGGCAGGTTCTTCGCCCAGGTGCTGGGACGCGAGACGCTCGAACCCGGTGCCTCGCTGCACTGGACCGGGAGAATCGAAGCC
The Candidatus Palauibacter soopunensis genome window above contains:
- a CDS encoding ArsI/CadI family heavy metal resistance metalloenzyme, with product MRLQLALNVRDIDEAVDYYAKFFGATPHKRRPGYANFAIDEPPLKLVLFENPDASERINHLGVEVFDDASVRRAGARLEAADILTAVEEETVCCHAAQTKVWSDEPQGLRWEWYVVTDDAPDDEAPAVACMPDGGCETEAHTEVCCA
- a CDS encoding sigma-70 family RNA polymerase sigma factor is translated as MPDESGAARALPAWSDFRSRLRRYVAGRVDAAWADDVTGDILVRLLERQGDLAEARDPLAWAYRVATNVITDHYRRRAVESRALARAGREAGGRERTPDTEGHEAVRRDLEACLLPFARELPAKYSEALILTTFGGLTQVEAARRLGLSTSGMKSRVQRARALLRRRLLECCDFEMDRRGGVIDMRPRRTCSTDARQPAALA
- a CDS encoding FAD-dependent oxidoreductase, which produces MLRLRDGPSRGRDRYAAATNVLHRRPATGGACVRVAVIGGGVIGLCVAHYLERRGAEVVLVERDEIGGGCSKGNGGWVCPSISRPLPAPGLTLTSLRWMLRSDSPLYIKPSAMPRLMGWLWAFRRHCNAESYRAGVAALAALNAATDRLYRGLANEGMAFERAASGTILAYDDETELRQTEELLARLGEDRVGPVDVLDREALAEAEPDLGGGLIGLRVRGDTHVRPESLCAEIAGSLEARGVEIRTGERVVGFAPGDGRVRMALTSTAGSGAAANGEPARLGADAFVLAAGAETAALAAAVGRRLPVQAGKGYSITVRNSRVRLSQPLHVTPARIGFTPFRGAVRTIGTMEFSGINLRLDRRRIAILERAARRYLPGALEGSERVDWVGMRPVTPDGLPAVGWLPGLPNVCVATGHQMLGVTLAPATGHALAQLVLDRRSDIDLAPFDPARFA
- a CDS encoding Ig-like domain-containing protein, with product MAPFRLRTQPGPRAPHLHRCRVLLVAPLLALGCGDGEPGTAPPGTPVATTLAITPSSAVLAALGQTVQLTATVRDQAGMVMSGIGVNWASSDGGIVTVDPAGLVTAVGNGATNVTATVQGGGASGGAAITVSQTVTALTVSPDQAAVDALETLQTDRTGSGRERKPGRRRGLLVALP
- the pdxH gene encoding pyridoxamine 5'-phosphate oxidase, whose translation is MSKFDDLRTHLRAIRTLTRGVTHGLPVLEAAADPYDLFNEWFRDAEASGLLLPESMALATATGDGRPSVRMVLLKGVGPDGFRFFTNYGSHKALELDDNPQASLCFHWSVLERQVRIEGRVERLSAEDSAAYFATRDRGSQIGAWASAQSRPIADRAGLEARVAEAEARFDGRDVPLPDFWGGYVLVPDRIEFWQGRANRLHDRLEYTPRHTPHDGSWEIARLQP
- a CDS encoding sodium-dependent transporter, whose protein sequence is MNATRERWGSPLGFILATTGFSVGLGNIWRFPYLAGENGGGAFLLIYVLLAVLIGIPLFTAEISLGRRAQATPLAGMRKLVGRSPFRAIGWLGVGAAFLIMSYYQLIMGWIAAYFVRAFRGGYDAGSVQAAAESFAAFTARPGEVLAYTIPVMLLAGLIITRGLRRGIERAARLLIPILFFFLIGLGIVSLQFDGAWEGVRWYLAPDFSAIGPETWLAALGQAFYSIGVGMMGAFVFGSFLHPRRSDIPGSAASIVACDTIAAVLAGFVMFPALFAFGMEPDQGAGLLFITMAGLFGRLPAGEVAAAFFFFFVFIAGLTSCLALLEALTASAMDSFGWSRRRSLWTALAVLLLAGVPLALGGGPWAAVQVGGRGLFELADYVSGNIFLTVSGLAISLYVALAWGFERFRAETNQGAGRFRITAAWGPVMRFVVPVAVGLVVLAGLGLLG
- a CDS encoding SulP family inorganic anion transporter; protein product: MPGRTAGKERSLKYDLPTLRGDLFGGITSAVIALPVSLAFGVASGLGPAAGLYGAIAVGFFASVFGGNRFQISGPTPAMTVAMAVIVTTHASTLGEAFTVVVLAGLLQTALGLLRTGRFVVYTPYAVISGFMSGIGIIVMLIQVLPFLGAPTAAGGPMDAVRALPEAVANLNGGALIIGAATLAVSIFWPQRLSRLLPGPLVALIAGTALGVFWLTDVPTIGAIPTDLPELQLSLPSASFLARAFHPALVLALLGSVDSLLTSLVADSLTGTQHDSNRELVGQGIGNTIAGLFGGLPGAGATMGTVVNIRAGGLTRMSGALRSILLLGVLLGLGRYLEPIPHAVLAGILIKVGWDIIDWPLLAHLHRIRRDHLFVLMLTLALTVFVDLVTAVAIGLIVAGMAHARQIESLELDNVLSVPLLDRVFFEGGEGADAVDEYSARVGLVALRGAFTVASSHKLVNVIGKDIKDHEIVIFDFSDAKYLDDSAAMVIRQLLGVAEKSRTQVIVMAMSGSVEKTLSTLNILAGLPDGHVVDTMDEAREVALDLLSR
- a CDS encoding alkaline phosphatase family protein produces the protein MLLIGIDGVRPDVLAEVPTPVMDSLAAGGWYTASARTTTPSVSGPAWSSMLTGVWPEKHGVLDNGFEGRRYREHPDFLTRLERDRPDLGTFAAVDWMPLAVLEGGGPALSGAIDTLVAVDGYELGWAEADSVVAARAAEHLAEADPDAAFVYLGNPDETSHRHGSIGLEYREAITLSDRHVGWLMEALRARSSYEEEDWLVLISTDHGRREDGGHGGDSPEEMTIFILASGAATRGWAAPGSGSTYIIDVPVTALEHVGILPDADAELDGEPLARLRRIP